Below is a genomic region from Frondihabitans peucedani.
CGCCGTTGTGCTCGGCGTCGCGCTCGAAGAGGCTGTACTCGGACTGGATCGCCGTGATCGGGAACGTCGCGTGCGCCCGGCGCAGGGTCTCGGCTGACGTCTCGGAGACGCCGATGTAGCGGGCCTTACCGGCGGTCACAGCTTCAGCCATCGCGCCGACGGTGTCCTCGATCGGGACGTTCGGGTCCGCCCGGTGGAGGTACCAGAGGTCGACGTGGTCGGTGCCGAGGTGCCTGAGGGACCGGTCGATGGCCCGTCGTGCATGCTCTGGGGAGCCGTCGAGACCGATCGGCTGGCCGTCGTCGGTGAAGTCGGTGGCGAACTTAGACGCGACGACGACGCTGTCTCGATCGGAGCCGAGCACCTGGCCGAGGAGCTTCTCGTTCTCGAACGGTGTATAAGCCTCCGATGAATGACGTGCGACCATCCTTCCGTGAGAACCGAAATCCTCACAGCGCAGGAGTCAACCAAACCGACAGCAGTCCCCATCGATAGTTCTGGGACACGTGGGATGCCTAAAGGGCAAGCCGATCGGCTACGTATGGGTCGACTGAGCAGCGGACTATGGATCGGCAGGAAGCGGACCTATTCGCTGCTGGCGTTCGAAGAGATGATCCCTACGTCGATCACGGGGTGTGGGGTGCTCGAGCGTCCCCGGTCGGGCTTTCATGGGGCTCTCGAAGCCATTCGTGACGGTGACACACTCGTCGTCACGTCATTGGAGCGGTTGGGCCGGTTGACGCAGAACATGCTCGAATTCGCAGGGGAGACTGTGGCTGCGGTCGGAGGGGCTGCAGGTGTTGAACTTTGGGGGAGGGGATGTGGATACGACGAACCCCGCAGGGTCGATGGCCTCCAGGGTGATCTCAGCCTTGGCGCAGATGGAGCGCCACATCAAGAGGGAGCGAACGGCTGACTCGGTCAGCAAGCGTCGACAGGTGGATGCGGATCTTGGTCGCCATCCACGAAGGATTTCCGACGGGCAGATCCGCAATGCTGCGCGACTCATGAAGGGGAGAGGCCGCGGCGGGGTTTTGTGTGATCTCGGGTCACCCCGGTCGACGTTCTACCGCCGCGCACGAGCTCTCGAGGATTGATCGCCCGTGTCGTGCTGCCGAGGTCTCACCAGGTCAGGACTAACCTGCCGCGGGTGCCCCCTGCCTCGAGCCGGCGGTGCGCGTCAGCGGACGTCCCCGGCTCCGCCGCAGGCAGCACTTCGGAGACCCGCGGTGTGAGCACGCCGTCCTCGACGGCCTGCCGCAGCCGGTCGAGCTTGGTGTGGGAGTGGTACTCGTCGAACACCATCACCTGTTCGAACCGGACGCCCGGGGTCCCGTCGCCCTGCCAGCCGCGCACGGCGAGGAACACCCCGCCCTCTCGGAGCAGTGGGACGGCCTGCTCGTGGAGCAGTGCTGTGTCAGCGATCGCGTCGAC
It encodes:
- a CDS encoding recombinase family protein is translated as MIPTSITGCGVLERPRSGFHGALEAIRDGDTLVVTSLERLGRLTQNMLEFAGETVAAVGGAAGVELWGRGCGYDEPRRVDGLQGDLSLGADGAPHQEGANG
- a CDS encoding aldo/keto reductase, with the protein product MVARHSSEAYTPFENEKLLGQVLGSDRDSVVVASKFATDFTDDGQPIGLDGSPEHARRAIDRSLRHLGTDHVDLWYLHRADPNVPIEDTVGAMAEAVTAGKARYIGVSETSAETLRRAHATFPITAIQSEYSLFERDAEHNG